One genomic window of Acidobacteriota bacterium includes the following:
- a CDS encoding SDR family oxidoreductase, translating into MTAANGRKSIFITGAASGIGAETARHFSRKGWFCGLYDVNEMGLKAVQGELGAANCHVARLDVTRRADWAAAMEGFGAATGRKMDVLFNNAGIGRHGWFEEVPPEDADLIVDINVKGVVNGVYAALPLLKATPGARILNTASTAGIVGAPQLAVYSASKWAVRGLSEALDAEFRDLGIKVMSLMPWFVDTPILDMGKSEGSNEKMSDQMKANGATIYPVSMAAEKVWEAAHGDDIQYMVGGEAERARFMTRWLPGLVRKQIKKNVPPRA; encoded by the coding sequence ATGACCGCCGCCAACGGCCGCAAGAGCATCTTCATTACTGGCGCCGCGTCCGGCATCGGCGCGGAGACAGCCCGCCATTTCAGCCGCAAGGGCTGGTTCTGCGGCCTGTATGACGTCAACGAGATGGGCCTGAAGGCCGTGCAGGGCGAACTCGGCGCGGCCAACTGCCATGTCGCAAGGCTGGACGTTACCCGGCGCGCGGACTGGGCCGCAGCGATGGAAGGATTCGGCGCCGCCACCGGCCGCAAGATGGACGTGTTGTTCAACAATGCCGGCATCGGACGTCACGGCTGGTTCGAAGAGGTTCCGCCGGAAGACGCCGACCTCATCGTCGACATCAACGTGAAGGGAGTCGTGAACGGCGTTTACGCAGCGCTGCCGCTGCTGAAGGCGACACCCGGCGCACGCATCCTCAACACGGCCTCGACGGCAGGCATCGTCGGCGCGCCGCAACTCGCCGTCTATTCGGCCTCGAAATGGGCCGTACGCGGATTGTCTGAAGCCCTCGACGCGGAGTTTCGCGATCTCGGCATCAAGGTGATGAGCCTGATGCCGTGGTTCGTGGATACGCCGATCCTTGACATGGGAAAATCCGAAGGCTCCAACGAAAAGATGTCGGACCAGATGAAGGCGAATGGCGCGACGATCTATCCCGTATCGATGGCTGCAGAGAAGGTCTGGGAAGCGGCGCACGGCGACGACATCCAGTACATGGTGGGCGGCGAGGCCGAGCGAGCACGGTTCATGACGCGCTGGCTGCCGGGGCTTGTGCGCAAGCAGATCAAGAAGAACGTGCCACCGCGCGCCTAG
- the nadC gene encoding carboxylating nicotinate-nucleotide diphosphorylase, which produces MTLEIPPLPGIILDPIVRLALAEDLGRAGDLTTDATIPAGTPMRAVIAARKPGVLAGLDVAAHALRLVDPEVRLTVRKHDGAALAPGDVVAELDGAARSILIAERTMLNFLGRLSGVASLTRQYVDAVAHTHTRVVCTRKTTPGHRALEKRAVRCGGGTSHRYGLDDAILIKDNHIAACGGSITDALTRAKAYAGHLRMIEIEVDTLTQLEEALRHGPHAVLLDNMSLDDLRAAVKLTAGRVPLEASGGVTLASLAAIAETGVDFISSGALTHSAPNLDLGLDVV; this is translated from the coding sequence ATGACCCTTGAAATTCCGCCGCTGCCAGGGATCATCCTTGATCCCATCGTACGCCTTGCGCTCGCCGAAGATCTTGGCCGGGCGGGTGACCTGACGACTGACGCGACCATTCCGGCCGGCACGCCGATGCGCGCGGTGATCGCGGCGCGCAAGCCGGGCGTACTCGCCGGGCTCGACGTGGCCGCGCATGCACTGCGCCTCGTTGACCCTGAGGTGCGCCTGACGGTTCGCAAGCACGACGGCGCAGCCCTTGCGCCGGGCGATGTCGTCGCGGAACTGGACGGCGCGGCGCGCTCCATCCTGATCGCCGAGCGCACGATGCTGAATTTCCTCGGGCGGCTGTCGGGCGTCGCAAGCCTGACGCGGCAATACGTCGATGCGGTCGCCCACACGCACACGCGCGTCGTCTGCACACGGAAGACCACACCCGGCCACCGCGCGCTGGAGAAACGCGCGGTGCGGTGCGGCGGCGGCACCTCGCATCGCTACGGTCTCGATGATGCGATCCTGATCAAGGACAACCACATCGCCGCGTGCGGCGGCTCGATTACCGATGCGCTGACGCGCGCCAAGGCCTATGCCGGGCATCTGAGGATGATCGAGATCGAAGTCGATACACTCACCCAGCTTGAAGAAGCCTTGCGTCATGGACCGCACGCCGTCCTGCTCGACAACATGAGCCTGGACGACCTGCGCGCCGCCGTGAAACTGACCGCGGGGCGCGTACCTCTGGAGGCCTCGGGCGGCGTGACGCTTGCTTCCCTAGCGGCAATCGCCGAGACGGGCGTTGACTTCATTTCCTCCGGCGCGCTGACGCATTCCGCGCCGAACCTTGACCTTGGACTGGATGTCGTCTGA
- a CDS encoding cell wall hydrolase, protein MLRFLQPSQTSLVTLNGLREKLKRWWLGMTDQEQREVFIRGGMIAVCAVTASVSLPVISNQQASLRADAEYRAEAQRFAAYQDAGLAARADANAPALLDTPWLRTVEYTLNRDPDSSMSRYAKRDRDGAALQTLASFRTEEVQRAESIDSELMCMAQAVYYESAREPLEGQLAVAEVISNRMKDHRYPDTACGVVFQGATRTTGCQFTFTCDGAMKTKPKGENWERAKRIAAHVLMNLNEERTGGATHYHATYVDPIWNSGLVQTSQVGMHIFYRFPRGSEWASVERNFEARKQAVAVQLAALDAGKSGEDAVDETLLFADGSAAGDDGYYTITPTTAPAAVSTSTRTISTTAPRLMSIQTMPAEEEKPEVVAMDAYTAKQVGAASSAAVDGAS, encoded by the coding sequence ATGTTAAGGTTTCTTCAACCAAGCCAGACGAGTCTGGTCACCCTGAATGGGCTGCGTGAAAAGCTCAAACGGTGGTGGCTCGGTATGACGGATCAAGAGCAGCGCGAAGTGTTCATCCGTGGCGGGATGATTGCCGTCTGTGCGGTTACCGCCTCCGTGTCGCTCCCGGTGATCTCGAACCAGCAGGCGAGCCTGCGGGCTGACGCTGAATACCGCGCCGAAGCCCAGCGCTTCGCCGCTTACCAGGATGCCGGTCTTGCAGCGCGCGCTGATGCGAACGCGCCGGCCCTGCTCGACACGCCCTGGCTGCGCACGGTCGAATACACACTGAACCGCGACCCCGATTCCTCGATGAGCCGCTATGCGAAGCGCGACCGTGATGGCGCCGCGCTGCAGACGCTGGCCTCGTTCCGTACCGAAGAAGTTCAACGCGCGGAGTCGATCGATTCCGAGCTGATGTGCATGGCGCAGGCCGTCTATTACGAGTCGGCCCGTGAGCCGCTCGAAGGCCAGCTGGCGGTTGCCGAGGTGATCTCGAACCGCATGAAGGACCACCGCTATCCGGATACGGCATGCGGCGTTGTCTTCCAGGGCGCGACCCGCACGACCGGCTGCCAGTTCACGTTCACCTGTGACGGCGCCATGAAGACCAAGCCGAAAGGCGAGAACTGGGAGCGTGCGAAGCGCATCGCGGCCCACGTCCTCATGAATCTCAACGAAGAGCGCACGGGCGGGGCAACCCATTACCACGCGACCTACGTGGACCCGATCTGGAATTCGGGCCTGGTGCAGACCAGCCAGGTCGGTATGCACATCTTCTATCGCTTCCCGCGCGGCTCCGAATGGGCCAGCGTCGAACGCAATTTCGAAGCCCGCAAGCAGGCGGTCGCGGTTCAGCTCGCGGCGCTCGACGCCGGCAAGTCGGGCGAAGATGCTGTCGATGAGACGCTGCTGTTCGCAGATGGCTCGGCCGCCGGTGACGATGGTTATTACACCATCACGCCCACCACGGCCCCGGCTGCGGTCTCGACCTCCACCCGCACGATCAGCACGACGGCTCCGCGCCTGATGAGCATCCAGACCATGCCGGCCGAGGAAGAGAAGCCGGAGGTCGTTGCCATGGACGCCTACACGGCCAAGCAGGTTGGCGCCGCCTCTTCAGCGGCCGTTGACGGCGCGTCTTGA
- a CDS encoding amidohydrolase has product MPEGPLRVADESLVSLYKQLHETPELSFKEAQTSALLASEMKSLGFAVTEGLGDVWVKDKAVRDHDEVRPGVGGYGLVAVYENGPGPVVLVRTDMDALPVPEQTGFPFASKVNSQTWTGVDSPVMHACGHDVHMTVWVGTARKLIAEKSKWKGTLVMIAQPAEEIGLGAEAMLADGLYSRFPKPDYNIALHVSAGAPAGTISYSSGFALANVDSVDIKVKGVGGHGAYPHTTVDPVLVGSHIVVALQSLVSRNTNPLDSAVVTVGSFKAGAKHNIIPDEAELLITVRSYEDKTRQMLLDGIKRIAEGQAAAFGAPAPEITVESDYTPATYNDPDLTTRAMAAISKELGEANVRSVPPVMGGEDFSQYARTEDKIPSVIFWLGAVDPDKYAASQIDGMPLPSLHSGLFAPDYDPAIATGVDAMTAAVEALFKK; this is encoded by the coding sequence ATGCCGGAAGGCCCGCTGCGGGTCGCCGACGAGAGCCTCGTCTCCCTCTACAAGCAGCTGCACGAGACGCCGGAGCTGTCCTTCAAGGAAGCTCAGACCTCGGCGCTCCTCGCCAGCGAGATGAAATCATTGGGATTTGCCGTCACCGAAGGCCTCGGCGATGTCTGGGTCAAGGACAAGGCCGTGCGCGACCATGACGAGGTCCGCCCCGGCGTCGGCGGCTACGGCCTCGTCGCCGTCTACGAGAATGGACCCGGCCCCGTCGTCCTCGTGCGCACCGACATGGACGCGCTCCCCGTGCCCGAACAGACCGGCTTCCCTTTCGCCTCGAAGGTCAATTCGCAAACCTGGACCGGCGTAGACAGCCCGGTCATGCACGCCTGCGGTCACGACGTGCACATGACAGTCTGGGTCGGCACGGCCCGCAAGCTTATTGCTGAAAAATCAAAGTGGAAGGGCACGCTCGTGATGATCGCGCAGCCCGCCGAAGAGATCGGCCTCGGCGCCGAGGCCATGCTGGCAGACGGGCTTTATTCGCGCTTCCCGAAGCCGGACTACAACATCGCCCTGCACGTTTCGGCCGGCGCCCCGGCGGGCACCATCAGCTATTCGTCCGGCTTCGCGCTCGCCAACGTCGATTCCGTCGACATCAAGGTGAAAGGCGTGGGCGGACACGGCGCCTATCCGCACACCACGGTCGACCCCGTTCTTGTCGGCAGCCATATCGTGGTCGCGCTGCAAAGCCTCGTGTCGCGCAACACGAACCCGCTCGACTCTGCCGTGGTGACAGTTGGCTCGTTCAAGGCCGGCGCCAAGCACAATATCATCCCCGATGAAGCCGAACTGCTGATCACCGTGCGCTCCTATGAGGACAAGACGCGCCAGATGCTGCTCGACGGCATCAAGCGGATCGCCGAAGGCCAGGCGGCCGCCTTCGGCGCCCCGGCGCCCGAGATCACGGTCGAAAGCGATTACACACCGGCGACCTATAACGACCCCGACCTGACAACCCGCGCCATGGCGGCGATCAGCAAGGAGCTTGGGGAAGCAAATGTCCGTTCGGTCCCACCGGTGATGGGCGGCGAAGATTTCAGCCAGTACGCCCGCACCGAAGACAAGATCCCGAGCGTCATCTTCTGGCTCGGCGCCGTCGACCCCGACAAGTACGCCGCCTCGCAGATCGACGGCATGCCGCTGCCCTCGCTCCACTCCGGCCTCTTCGCCCCGGACTACGATCCGGCAATTGCCACCGGCGTCGACGCGATGACTGCCGCCGTGGAAGCGCTGTTCAAGAAATAG
- a CDS encoding L-aspartate oxidase: MFEGDAHRIRAEAGASVDVLIVGAGLAGLFLALKLAPRHCLVVSPSPLGQAASSAWAQGGLAAALDPLDSPAQHAADTVAAGAGLVDPVIARLIAEDGPARVRDLLALGVPFDRTPDGALALSLEAAHSRPRVARVSGDLAGKAIMDALVAAVQATPSIELIEGARAVSLLQDGNGRVAGVVLRDMAGQLTARTARATAMCTGGSGGLFRVTTNPREAQGDAIAMAYEAGALLGDLEFVQFHPTGIDIGRDPAPLATEALRGEGATLHNADGRAFMSDYHPLAELAPRDEVARAIHAERLAGRGAFLDCRKAVGDHFPDHFPTVFAACMSAGIDPRTDRIPVAPAAHYHMGGIVSDLWGRSTLAGLSVCGECSSTGAHGANRLASNSLLEAVVFSERIARRLNSAVLDAPAASEAAVPSTLPAHRLLQLREAMSAHCGVVRNAAGLNRVLDLCAQIEPEAPGAPALTAARMIAEGALARTESRGGHFRDDFPLTGRPQRQFVAHPPAEHVAP; the protein is encoded by the coding sequence ATGTTCGAAGGGGACGCTCACCGGATACGCGCCGAAGCGGGGGCGAGCGTTGATGTGCTGATCGTCGGCGCGGGCCTTGCCGGCCTGTTCCTCGCCTTGAAACTCGCGCCGCGCCATTGCCTCGTCGTATCGCCCTCACCGCTCGGACAGGCCGCCTCGTCGGCCTGGGCGCAGGGCGGCCTCGCAGCGGCGCTCGACCCGCTCGACAGCCCTGCCCAGCACGCCGCCGATACGGTGGCCGCCGGCGCCGGGCTGGTCGACCCCGTGATCGCCCGCCTCATCGCCGAAGATGGCCCCGCCCGCGTGCGCGACCTGCTGGCCCTCGGCGTACCGTTCGACCGCACGCCTGACGGCGCCCTTGCCCTGTCGCTGGAAGCGGCCCATTCGCGCCCGCGCGTCGCACGCGTCTCCGGCGACCTTGCCGGCAAGGCAATCATGGACGCCCTGGTGGCCGCGGTGCAGGCGACGCCGAGCATCGAGTTGATCGAAGGCGCACGCGCCGTCTCGCTGCTGCAGGACGGCAACGGGCGGGTGGCAGGCGTGGTGCTGCGGGACATGGCGGGCCAGCTGACGGCGCGCACCGCGCGCGCCACCGCCATGTGCACTGGCGGATCGGGCGGCCTGTTCCGCGTCACGACCAACCCGCGCGAAGCACAAGGCGACGCCATTGCGATGGCCTACGAAGCCGGCGCGCTGCTTGGTGATCTCGAGTTTGTTCAATTCCACCCGACCGGTATCGATATCGGCCGCGACCCCGCACCGCTAGCGACCGAGGCGCTGCGCGGCGAAGGCGCCACGCTGCACAATGCCGACGGGCGCGCTTTCATGTCGGACTATCATCCGCTGGCGGAACTTGCGCCGCGCGACGAAGTGGCCCGTGCCATCCATGCCGAACGCCTTGCCGGTCGCGGCGCCTTCCTCGATTGCCGCAAGGCGGTGGGCGATCATTTCCCGGATCACTTCCCGACCGTGTTCGCCGCCTGCATGAGCGCCGGTATAGATCCGCGTACCGACCGTATCCCGGTTGCGCCCGCGGCGCACTATCACATGGGCGGCATCGTCTCCGACCTCTGGGGCCGCTCCACGCTGGCCGGACTCTCCGTCTGCGGCGAGTGCAGCTCCACCGGCGCCCACGGTGCCAACCGGCTCGCGTCGAACTCCCTGCTTGAAGCCGTGGTCTTCTCCGAGCGCATCGCGCGCCGGCTGAATTCCGCCGTGCTGGATGCGCCGGCGGCAAGTGAAGCCGCCGTGCCATCGACGCTGCCCGCCCACCGCCTGCTACAATTGCGCGAAGCGATGTCGGCGCATTGCGGCGTGGTTCGCAATGCGGCCGGCCTCAATCGCGTGCTGGACCTCTGCGCCCAGATCGAACCGGAAGCGCCGGGCGCGCCCGCGCTCACGGCTGCCCGCATGATCGCCGAAGGCGCCCTCGCCCGCACTGAAAGCCGCGGCGGACATTTCCGCGACGACTTTCCCCTGACGGGCCGGCCGCAGCGCCAGTTCGTCGCCCATCCACCTGCCGAACACGTGGCCCCATGA
- the nadA gene encoding quinolinate synthase NadA, with protein MARLIDSGPGCPTPTPLRGRSAAEARGLVYDDAVKAETDSLYPLVADFVTPMEWPAIAPLVAGINRLKKAKNAVILAHNYMTPDIFSLVGDFRGDSLQLAREAAATNADIIVQAGVHFMAETSKILAPEKTVLIPDTRAGCSLAASITGADVRLIKQKYPDYPVVTYVNCTAEVKAECHITCTSSNAAQVVEHIAKEWNSDTVIMVPDQYLAKNVAAQTGIRILTWPGACEVHELFSAEDVKQLREAHPGVVILAHPECPPDVLQEADFAGSTSALSSYVADKQPPKVVLLTECSMSDNVAAENPDVNFIRPCNLCPHMKRITLENIYDCLVNGEFEVSIPEDVRVRAKAALDAMLALPKMARPLAFKTGLKPLELEMVV; from the coding sequence ATGGCACGACTGATCGATTCCGGACCGGGCTGCCCGACCCCGACCCCGCTGCGGGGCCGCTCTGCGGCCGAGGCGCGCGGGCTGGTCTATGATGACGCCGTCAAGGCAGAGACCGACAGCCTTTATCCGCTGGTCGCCGATTTCGTGACGCCGATGGAATGGCCGGCGATCGCGCCGCTGGTGGCCGGTATCAACCGGCTCAAGAAAGCGAAGAACGCGGTGATCCTCGCGCACAATTACATGACGCCCGACATCTTCAGCCTGGTCGGGGATTTCCGGGGCGACAGCCTGCAGCTTGCCCGCGAGGCGGCCGCGACGAATGCCGACATCATCGTGCAGGCCGGTGTGCATTTCATGGCCGAGACCTCGAAGATCCTCGCGCCCGAAAAGACCGTGCTGATCCCCGACACCCGCGCCGGGTGCTCGCTGGCGGCGTCGATCACGGGCGCGGACGTGCGCCTGATCAAGCAGAAATATCCGGACTATCCGGTTGTCACCTATGTGAACTGCACCGCCGAGGTGAAGGCCGAGTGCCATATCACGTGCACCAGCTCCAATGCGGCGCAGGTGGTCGAACACATCGCGAAAGAATGGAACAGCGACACCGTGATCATGGTGCCGGACCAGTATCTGGCCAAGAACGTGGCCGCGCAGACGGGCATCCGGATCCTGACCTGGCCGGGCGCGTGCGAGGTGCATGAGTTGTTCTCGGCCGAGGACGTGAAGCAGCTGCGCGAGGCGCATCCGGGCGTCGTCATCCTGGCGCACCCTGAGTGCCCGCCGGACGTGTTGCAGGAGGCGGACTTTGCCGGTTCGACGTCTGCGCTCTCCAGCTATGTGGCCGACAAGCAGCCGCCCAAGGTGGTGCTGCTGACGGAATGTTCGATGAGTGACAACGTCGCCGCCGAGAACCCCGACGTGAACTTCATCCGGCCGTGCAATCTCTGCCCGCACATGAAGCGGATCACGCTTGAGAATATCTATGACTGCCTGGTCAACGGCGAGTTCGAAGTGAGCATCCCGGAAGACGTCCGGGTACGCGCCAAGGCGGCGCTGGATGCCATGCTGGCGCTGCCGAAAATGGCGCGCCCGCTGGCCTTCAAGACCGGCCTCAAGCCGCTTGAGCTGGAAATGGTCGTGTGA
- a CDS encoding O-methyltransferase, which yields MSRNEEQEIFQAVDGFIDGLFASEDAVLENLHRRAASSGLPRIEVSAGQGKLLYLFARMTGARRILEIGTLGGYSGIWLARALPVDGELVTLELDPAHAAFARDSFAEAGLSDKVRVLNGVALDLLAGMEGNFDLVFLDANKDDYPAYLAESARLLRPGGLLLADNVVRKGAVLDPPAGDVMAAGAARFLADLSSGDQFDSIVLQQVGIKGHDGLAVALKR from the coding sequence TTGAGCCGGAACGAAGAGCAAGAGATTTTCCAGGCCGTCGATGGGTTCATCGACGGCCTTTTTGCATCTGAAGATGCCGTCCTGGAAAACCTGCACCGCCGGGCTGCCTCATCCGGCCTGCCCAGAATCGAAGTGTCGGCAGGGCAGGGCAAGCTCCTCTACCTGTTTGCGCGAATGACAGGTGCCCGCAGGATTCTCGAGATCGGCACGCTCGGCGGGTATTCGGGCATCTGGCTGGCGCGCGCCTTGCCGGTAGACGGCGAACTCGTCACGCTGGAGCTCGACCCCGCGCACGCCGCCTTTGCGCGCGACTCGTTTGCCGAAGCCGGGTTGTCAGACAAGGTCCGTGTACTGAACGGCGTGGCGCTCGATCTGCTCGCGGGGATGGAAGGCAACTTCGACCTCGTCTTCCTCGACGCCAACAAGGACGATTACCCCGCCTACCTCGCCGAATCCGCGCGCCTGCTGCGACCCGGCGGATTGCTTCTCGCGGACAATGTCGTGCGCAAGGGCGCTGTGCTCGATCCGCCGGCGGGAGACGTGATGGCCGCCGGCGCGGCGCGGTTCCTCGCTGACTTATCGTCGGGCGACCAGTTCGACTCGATCGTGCTGCAGCAGGTCGGCATCAAGGGTCATGACGGCCTGGCTGTCGCGCTGAAGCGCTAG
- a CDS encoding pyruvate, phosphate dikinase translates to MGEAARKGAEQTWVYAFGGGTADGDASMKNLLGGKGANLAEMAKLGLPVPPGFTISTAVCVAYYQTGRAYPAGLEAEVNAALESLERQSGKGFGDPANPLLVSVRSGARASMPGMMDTVLNLGLNEAVAQGLAKLAGDRFAYDSYRRFIQMYSNVVLGLGHDEFEHILDDYKEREGLDLDTDLTAENWKQVIVRYKAAVEKELGRPFPEDPREQLWGAISAVFNSWMSDRAIIYRKLNDIPEDWGTAVNVQAMVFGNLGETSATGVAFTRDPSNGEAIFYGEYLINAQGEDVVAGIRTPAPISRERAATLGSGDLPLEDSMPEVYKQLRDVAAKLEHHYKDMQDIEFTVEAGRLYMLQTRNGKRTAAAAVKIAVDMVREKLISEKDALLRLEPSQLDQLLHPRIPNEQEQKAAKIPAYDVIVKGLPASPGAAVGKVVFDSEEAFTLAAKGEDVILVRVETSPDDIKGMHAARAIVTARGGMTSHAAVVARGMGRPCVCGASDLKIDHARGEFTVRGRKFKKGDVVTIDGGTGRVMAGAIDLIKPDLSGDFGELMGWADKARRLKVRANAETPLDTRTAVEFGAEGVGLCRTEHMFFDEDRIPAVRAMILSNDEKGRREALARLLPMQRSDFEEIFRILEGRPATIRLLDPPLHEFLPHTDEDIDNVAKASGINADELRRRAHDLHESNPMLGHRGCRLGITYPEIYEMQARAIFEAAVNVAKEGKLKPVPEVMIPLVATQRELAILKSLVDETAKTVFRETGTEVDYTVGTMIELPRAALQAGEIAQSAAFFSFGTNDLTQTTLGISRDDAGRFLQAYSEKGIYEKDPFVTLDQEGVGELVKMAAERGRRTRPGIKLGICGEHGGDPASVEFCHRSGLDYVSCSPYRVPIARLAAAQAALKDGAK, encoded by the coding sequence ATGGGTGAAGCGGCACGCAAGGGCGCAGAGCAAACCTGGGTTTACGCCTTCGGAGGCGGCACCGCGGACGGCGACGCTTCAATGAAGAACCTGCTGGGCGGCAAGGGCGCCAACCTCGCCGAAATGGCGAAGCTGGGCCTGCCGGTGCCGCCGGGCTTCACCATCTCCACTGCCGTTTGTGTGGCCTACTACCAGACGGGCCGGGCTTATCCGGCGGGTCTGGAAGCGGAAGTGAATGCTGCGCTTGAAAGCCTCGAACGCCAGTCCGGCAAGGGCTTCGGCGATCCGGCGAACCCGCTGCTCGTCTCTGTGCGCTCCGGCGCGCGCGCCTCGATGCCCGGCATGATGGACACCGTGCTGAACCTCGGCCTCAACGAAGCCGTCGCACAAGGCCTCGCCAAGCTGGCCGGTGACCGCTTCGCCTATGACAGCTATCGCCGCTTCATCCAGATGTACTCCAACGTCGTTCTCGGCCTCGGCCATGACGAGTTCGAACACATCCTTGACGACTATAAAGAGCGCGAAGGCCTCGACCTCGACACCGACCTCACCGCCGAAAACTGGAAACAGGTGATCGTGCGCTACAAGGCGGCGGTCGAAAAGGAACTCGGCCGCCCGTTCCCGGAAGATCCGCGTGAGCAGCTCTGGGGCGCGATTTCCGCTGTGTTCAACAGCTGGATGAGTGACCGCGCGATCATCTACCGCAAGCTCAACGACATTCCGGAAGACTGGGGCACCGCCGTCAACGTGCAGGCGATGGTGTTCGGAAACCTCGGCGAAACCTCTGCCACCGGCGTCGCTTTCACGCGCGACCCGTCCAACGGCGAAGCCATTTTCTACGGCGAATACCTGATCAACGCGCAGGGTGAAGACGTGGTGGCGGGCATCCGCACGCCGGCGCCAATCTCGCGCGAGCGGGCTGCGACGCTCGGCTCCGGCGACCTGCCGCTCGAGGATTCGATGCCGGAAGTCTACAAGCAGCTGCGCGATGTCGCCGCAAAGCTTGAGCATCACTACAAGGACATGCAGGACATCGAGTTCACGGTCGAAGCCGGCCGCCTCTACATGCTGCAGACCCGCAACGGCAAACGCACCGCCGCCGCCGCCGTGAAGATCGCCGTCGACATGGTGCGCGAGAAGCTGATCTCGGAGAAGGACGCGCTGCTGCGCCTCGAGCCGTCGCAGCTCGACCAGCTGCTCCACCCGCGCATCCCGAACGAGCAGGAACAGAAGGCCGCGAAGATCCCCGCCTATGACGTTATCGTCAAAGGCCTGCCGGCGAGCCCCGGCGCCGCGGTCGGCAAGGTTGTCTTCGATTCCGAGGAAGCCTTCACGCTCGCCGCCAAGGGCGAGGATGTCATCCTCGTTCGCGTCGAGACGAGCCCGGACGACATCAAGGGCATGCACGCGGCCCGCGCCATCGTCACTGCCCGTGGCGGCATGACCAGCCACGCGGCCGTCGTGGCGCGCGGCATGGGCCGGCCCTGCGTCTGCGGCGCCAGCGACCTCAAGATCGACCATGCGCGCGGCGAATTCACGGTGCGCGGGCGCAAGTTCAAGAAGGGCGACGTGGTCACCATTGATGGCGGCACGGGCCGCGTGATGGCCGGCGCGATCGACCTTATCAAGCCCGACCTGTCGGGCGATTTCGGCGAGCTGATGGGCTGGGCCGACAAGGCGCGCCGCCTGAAGGTGCGCGCCAACGCGGAAACCCCGCTCGACACGCGCACCGCCGTCGAGTTCGGCGCCGAGGGCGTCGGCCTTTGCCGCACCGAGCACATGTTCTTCGACGAGGACCGCATCCCGGCGGTGCGCGCCATGATCCTGTCGAACGACGAGAAGGGCCGCCGCGAGGCGCTTGCCCGCCTGCTGCCGATGCAGCGTTCGGATTTCGAGGAGATCTTCCGCATCCTGGAAGGCCGCCCGGCGACCATCCGCCTGCTCGATCCGCCGCTCCACGAGTTCCTGCCGCACACCGACGAGGATATCGACAACGTCGCCAAGGCATCCGGCATCAACGCGGACGAACTGCGCCGCCGCGCCCACGACCTGCACGAGTCGAACCCGATGCTCGGTCACCGCGGCTGCCGTCTCGGCATCACCTATCCGGAAATCTACGAGATGCAGGCCCGCGCCATTTTCGAAGCGGCTGTGAACGTCGCGAAGGAAGGCAAGCTGAAGCCGGTGCCGGAAGTGATGATCCCGCTGGTCGCCACGCAGCGCGAACTCGCAATTCTCAAGTCGCTCGTCGACGAGACGGCGAAGACCGTCTTCAGGGAAACGGGCACCGAGGTCGACTATACCGTCGGTACAATGATCGAATTGCCGCGCGCCGCCTTGCAGGCCGGCGAGATCGCGCAGTCAGCTGCGTTCTTCTCGTTCGGCACCAATGACCTGACTCAGACCACGCTCGGCATCAGCCGCGACGATGCGGGCCGCTTCCTGCAGGCCTACTCGGAGAAGGGCATCTACGAGAAGGATCCCTTCGTGACGCTCGACCAGGAAGGCGTCGGCGAGCTGGTGAAGATGGCCGCCGAACGCGGCCGGCGCACCCGCCCCGGGATAAAACTCGGTATTTGTGGTGAACACGGCGGCGACCCTGCGTCCGTGGAATTCTGCCACCGGTCGGGCCTCGATTACGTCTCCTGCTCGCCCTACCGGGTGCCGATTGCCCGTCTTGCGGCGGCACAGGCAGCGCTCAAAGACGGCGCAAAGTAA